The nucleotide sequence aacaataaaaataatacttgGAAGACAGCTGAGAAAAAGCTCCAAGACAACAGAATAGTCACTTGATCATCAGGCCCACTCGGCCGGTGGCCCCATAGGGGCACGGCCACGGTGACAATGTCCCCAACCCGCCGGTGACAACTCAACGGGGCACCGAGTGATAACCGGGGTCACCCTGTGCTAAACCAACTCGCTTTGCCTTTCGGGGTCCCGGCTGGAGAGGGGGGAGCGGTCCCTAATTAATTAGTGCCCAATTAAGAGGTtcctatatacatacacatacatgcgCCGGGGGGAAATGAGAGGTTGGGGCCAAAGTCTTTGTGAGATCAATGAGGCTCAAGTGTTGGGAGGAAGAGTCCAATGGCTGGAAGTGAgttaaaaaggaagaggaaagggaaataaTAGGTGGAAAaatatgtctatatatatatatatatatatatatataaaaatatatctcCAGCATGAAGCAACCCGATAGACATggaggaagctgtgctgttggttCTGCAACAACAGGAGGGGGGGTTTTCTTCTTTCAAGTGTAAAATTGCTGAAATGAGCCCGAAGtaggaggagaaaaagagaagaacgCGCCCTGAATTGATTTGTTCATTGAAAAagtagggaaaaaggaaaagaagaaaaaaggaaagggggaaaaggaaagaaaaaagggggagaaggagaaggggaaggagaaggggaaggagaaggggaaggagaaggggaaggagaaggggaaggagaaggggaaggagaaggggaaggagaaggggaaggagaaggggaaggagaaggggaaggagaaggggaaggagaaggggaaggagaaggggaaggagaaggggaaggagaaggggaaggagaaggggaaggagaaggggaaggagaaggggaaggagaaggggaaggagaaggggaaggagaaggggaaggagaaggggaaggagaaggggaaggagaaggggaaggagaaggggaaggagaaggggaaggagaaggggaaggagaaggggaaggagaaggggaaggagaaggggaaggagaaggggaaggagaaggggaaggagaaggggaaggagaaggggaaggagaaggggaaggagaaggggaaggagaaggggaaggagaaggggaaggagaaggggaaggagaaggggaaggagaaggggaaggagaaggggaaggagaaggggaaggagaaggggaaggagaaggggaaggagaaggggaaggagaaggggaaggagaaggggaaggagaaggggaaggagaaggggaaggagaaggggaaggagaaggggaaggagaaggggaaggagaaggggaaggagaaggggaaggagaaggggaaggagaaggggaaggagaaggggaaggagaaggggaaggagaaggggaaggagaaggggaaggagaaggggaaggagaaggggaaggagaaggggaaggagaaggggaaggagaaggggaaggagaaggggaaggagaaggggaaggagaaggggaaggagaaggggaaggagaaggggaaggagaaggggaaggagaaggggaaggagaaggggaaggagaaggggaaggagaaggggaaggagaaggggaaggagaaggggaaggagaaggggaaggagaaggggaaggagaaggggaaggagaaggggaaggagaaggggaaggagaaggggaaggagaaggggaaggagaaggggaaggagaaggggaaggagaaggggaaggagaaggggaaggagaaggggaaggagaaggggaaggagaaggggaaggagaaggggaaggagaaggggaaggagaaggggaaggagaaggggaaggagaaggggaaggagaaggggaaggagaaggggaaggagaaggggaaggagaaggggaaggagaaggggaaggagaaggggaaggagaaggggaaggagaaggggaaggagaaggggaaggagaaggggaaggagaaggggaaggagaaggggaaggagaaggggaaggagaaggggaaggagaaggggaaggagaaggggaaggagaaggggaaggagaaggggaaggagaaggggaaggagaaggggaaggagaaggggaaggagaaggggaaggagaaggggaaggagaaggggaaggagaaggggaaggagaaggggaaggagaaggggaaggagaaggggaaggagaaggggaaggagaaggggaaggagaaggggaaggagaaggggaaggagaaggggaaggagaaggggaaggagaaggggaaggagaaggggaaggagaaggggaaggagaaggggaaggagaaggggaaggagaaggggaaggagaaggggaaggagaaggggaaggagaaggggaaggagaaggggaaggagaaggggaaggagaaggggaaggagaaggggaaggagaaggggaaggagaaggggaaggagaaggggaaggagaaggggaaggagaaggggaaggagaaggggaaggagaaggggaaggagaaggggaaggagaaggggaaggagaaggggaaggagaaggggaaggagaaggggaaggagaaggggaaggagaaggggaaggagaaggggaaggagaaggggaaggagaaggggaaggagaaggggaaggggaaggggaagggaaggggaagggaaggggaagggaaggggaagggaaggggaagggaaaggaagggaaaggaagggaagaaccCAAAGCAAAGCACACCACATTACAGAGCCACAAACACAAGGCCAAATTTGTCCGGCCACATCCGTACCACAAAACCCCTCAGAACAGCAGCTTTATGCACCTCCCGCCCCCCTGAGCCCCAGTGAAACACCACCGGTATCAGATATTCCTACACCGCTTGTTTTAAAGCCATTGACACCCTTttctttctatatatatatatatatttaaatcatCTTTAACATAAAAGCAGAAAGTTCTCCTCGCTTTACTTTCTGGCCACGTGAGCTCTTGCCAGTGACAAACCTGATCTGTGCTGGGGGTGCCCGACGCTTCACCCGCATTTTGGGAGCCCCCAAAATGAACCCCGATGGCTTCGTTTGACATTTCCTGAGTGATTTTGCTGGGAGCCGAGTCGTGTCCCACCAGGGCCTGGCGCCGTTTGGGGGCAAAAAGGGCATCAAAAGCAATAAGTTCCATCTCCAACCCTGCCTGGGGTTCAGTCACGGGGAGAAAGGCACAAGGAttgaggaaaagaggaaattaaCCCTTATTCTTTTTGCCTTCCACGCTTTGAGCACCGTTTTTAATAAATACTTGGAAAATTAAATGTAGCTGTGTGGGATTTGCCATAGCGCCGGTTCATTTCTGGAAAGCACCGGCAACGCCGAAAAATGGGGCGGCAGGGGGATAAATGAGACGAGCTCTGTAATGTGATGCAGGTTGGACGCTGCAGCAGCAAAAACATGGGGGTTTTTAAccatttttgttaaaaaatgaCCTATTTTTGAGTAGTGCAACCACCCCACCACGCCATGAATTGTCACCAGCGCTTTGCAACGTCGTTCTCGCCATAAAACGCTCAACTTGGGAACCCGCAAAGAGTCTCCGAGGGGAAAAGGCTCTTCCTGACATTTATGCTCCTAAAACGGGGGTGGGAAGCTGGATCTCCAGGAGATAAAAACCTCTTCTTTCCCCCTAAATTTGAGCCATCCGGGGATATCACACACGGTGCATCCATCACTTGGAGACCGGAGCGAAGAGATTGCGGGATGATATATATGtacaaaattacaaacaaaagACATAAAATTATACTCAAACGCATGGACAAGCACCAGTAATAGGGATGAATGTCTCTCAACCTGCTTCGCCCAACCCCTTCGACAACGGGAGCGATATGGGACTCTCCCAACCGCTTGATTTGGTTTTAGGAGGGAAGTTGAGTCCTTAAGAACACCCTGGGCTCAGGGATGGCTCTGGGCTCAGCGGCTGTGATTATACAGGCTATGATTATCAAAAATGCAGTGAAACATACTAAAAATATGACCCAAACTGGGGAGAAAAGGCGACGGGGCAACGCGGTACATCACAACGTCATGAGTGACGCTGCTGTAGGTGTGGTCGTCACGATAGGGAAACCACGAGCAATTCTGGTTGGGTAAAAAAGGACGGAAGGTCAGAAAACTCATTCCACCCAGCACGATGGGATTCGAAAGcaaattttgaagtgttttgctgAATTAGGGCCATGTGGTGATGAGAAGGGAAAGGCCATCCCAgccctcccagctgcctgtatgGGTGGAATCATTAAATTGAAAGATAAAATTGCTCGGTCTGGTTTTGAAAGACACAGCGAGGGTCACAACGTAGGAGCTAAGCCAACTTATGAAGCCTAAAATGAGAAGGAACACTGAGTTTTGCCTCCATACTCAGAGTTTTCCTGATTCAtatgttttgggtggtttttcccccctccaaaaaCGAAGCGCTGGAACCAACCGGAGACAGCGCAGGTTGGAGCTACCGGTGGGACACAACACGAGAAAAAACTTCAACCACACAGGGAGAGAAACCTCCAGTTCCTGCCCCAAAAACGCTCCTGCCGTGTTTGCAGCAACCCAAGAGCATTTTCTATACGCTATGATCATCACCGACCCCCTCTCTTAAAGGTCACGACAGATTTGCACTTTTTAGGTAGTCAAGGGACACGGGAAGCGGCCTCAACGCTGCGACGGTTCGGGAGAATTTAGGGCTGATCTGGGAAATGCAGGAAGCTCTTTGGTCCCCAGATCACCCTGAATCTCCCCCAAACCCTGAGGAACCAACTTCCCTCCCAGCCCCAAAATTTACCGTACAAATGGAAATATTCTTCAggttaaaaccaaaaaaaatagttggaaaaaggtttttttttttttaaaaaaaaataagagcaaaCCCAGCAGATGTACAATATACAGAAGGAGGAATTTACACGCAGCTCTGGAGGCGTCTTCTGCGGTGACAGGAGGTACCTCCAAGGTCCCTGGTTGCAGCACTGAGGGACTCGGGTGtcccggggggagcggggagggacgTGGCACCGCGGTGCCGCTCAGTCCAGGAATCGCTGGCAGGCTTTTTTCCACCGGCAGGCCGTGCACCACTGGTCCCGGTGCTCGATGCCGTAAACCTTACGGCACTTTTTGGCTTCGCCGCGGACTTTcctgcaaaaagggaaaaaaaaaatcatgtttaccCGCTCGTTGGGGAATTTTGGTTGCGTATCTAAGGGTAGTGATGTGTAAGCttcgttctgctgagtctcagtggagatcacagaatcccagaatgtcagggactggaagggacctggaaagctcgtccggtgcaatccccccatggagcaggaacacccagctgaggttccacaggaaggtgtccaggcgggtttgaatgtctgcagagaaggagactccacaacctccctgggcagcctgggccaggctctgacaccctcaccccaaacaagtttcttctcaaatttaagtggaacctcttgtgttccagttcgcacccattgccccttgtcctgtcactggttgtcacccagaagagcctggctccatcctcctgacactgcccctttccatattgatccccaggaatgagtcccccctcagtctcctcttctccagctccagagccccagctccctcagcctttcctcacacgggagatgctccactcccttcagcatcttggtggctgcgctggactctctgcagcagttccctgtccttctggaactgaggggccacaactggacacaagattccagctgtggtctccccagggcagagcagaggggcaggagaacctctctgacctactgaccacccccttctaacccaccccaggtcccattggccttcctggccacaagggcccagtgctggctcatgctcaccctgctgtccccaggacccccagctccctttcccctacactgctctctaatagctcattccccaacttacactggaacctggggttgttcctgcccacattcaagactctacacttgcccttgttctatttcattacatttttcccacccagctctccagcctgtccaggtctctgatggcagcacagcttccagtgtcagccactcctcccagcttggtgtcaccagcaaacttgctgacagtcactctattccctcatccaagtcactgatgttATTGAATAGTACTGGAGATGTGGGAGGGTCCCCCCTTTTTCCGACCCCTACTCCCCACCTTTTTGCCAGCAGGACCCTCACCTGGTGCCGATGGACACCCTGGGCGGTGAGGCGACGATCAGGTGGGACTTGAGCATCGGCGTTGGCGGTTGGGGTTCGCTGAAGCTGAGCGACCGGCTCCGCACCTGCGGGGAATCAGGTGTCAAAAGGCAGCGGGGACAACGCAGTCACCATCCTGCGTGGCCCCAGGTGCTGTGACAGGACTGTGGGAGATGTGGATGCCTCCAACTCATAAATCCAGATGTTTAAAGTGAGGAGAGATGAGGTCCCCatagctcccagccccacacctcAAAAGGATGAAGGGGAAACGCAGGCAGGACTCACCGGTGACAGGGACGGGAGAGTCGAGGTGGCAGTGGCCCAGCTGATGCTGGTGAAGATGTGGGGGGACACTGGAATTTGGATCGAGGGCAATGCCTGTAGGGAAAAGAGGGCTCAGCATTAGCTCTGGGGCCCCCCTGTTCCCACACTCTGCCCCATGGGCATCCACCTCCCCGAGAAGACCAGTCTGGAGCACCCACAAACTGGGAACactggagatgggatggaaatcCCCGTGCAAACTCTTCTCCAGCACCAGATCTGACACACGTGCCGTGTCACCCTTTGCCAGCGCACAGCAGCTTCGGCACTCCCACAACTGCTTTTGGTTGCGATACCAAACCAGGTGCCACATCCTCATCTATACGTATAGATTTTCACACTTCTTTCGGTGGGCTGCTTTTAGATGATGCCGCACCCACTCCCTGGGATGGAAACGGATATAGGTGCAGCTTATGGATCTATACATCCTATCCCTGTGTCAGCTGGCAACAACGCTCGGCTCCCAAGCAGGGACACTGAGGCAGGGTGACCCTGCAGCCACTGCACCGGGTCCCCAAATTTCCTGTGCCTCAAAAGCCCGTGTCCCGGTGCGTGCAGCCAGACGTGCAGGATCCGGCGTGGCTGCATTCCAGCCCTCCACGTTATCTGCCGGCAGAAAGGCGTGTTGCATACCAGCACCAGGTAATTGCAGGGGAGCGGAGACAGGCAGCTCCCCCCAGCCTGGGAACAGTGGCAGAAGCACACGAGCCCATTAACCAGGTGTTAACGAAGCTGGTTGCTCAGCCAGACAGTGCTACACCAAAGCCTCTCCGTGCTGCGGAGGTGGCAACGAGACATCCCTGCCGCCACGGGGATTTGTAGCAAACCGGAGCACGACCTCCCCTTTGGCAAGATTTTGGGAGGTGACACAGCCCTGGGAGATGCCACCAGCTCACCTGGTAGGCGTGATCAGCCTGGATGTGCCAGAAGGAGCCGGGGGCAGACTGGCTGAGGGCGCTGCCGGCCAGCGCGGGCTCCAGCGCCGGCTGCTCCACCAGCAGCGCCTCCGGCTTGGCCAGCGCCGGCTGGATGATGATGGGGGCGGACGCAGACGTGGGGCTGGTGGCAGCGGTGGCCTCCGGCGCCGGCTCTTCCTTCACCTGCACTTCGGTGTAGTAGAAATCCTCCTCCCGCTTCCGCTGGTCGGAATCCGCGCCATCCCTGCCAGTGGGGGGAATAAAAAAGGGTCAGCGGTGAAAAAGCCGCCCTGTTTCCATCACGGGGAAGGTGAGCAACCCCCAGCTCCACCAGGAGGGAGCAATCTCGCCTcgctgggcagagcagctccgctcCAGGCACCAAAACATCACATTTGCTGCAATCAGCACAGCCGCTTCGCGCTTCCAAGGAAGATCAATACCCCTTCCAGGGCCTTTAGAAACACTGACACATCGACCAGGCACCACTGAAAATCCCCTGCTCATTCCTAATCGAGTTCATCCAGCACAGCTGTGAACGAAGCCCCGCGGTttacccagctggaaagcagcccctGAAGTCTTTAATTATTTTCCCAGTGCGTTTAGCTGGCACTGGATGGCAGTCTGGCACTGGATGGCAGTCAGTCCGGCACTGGATGGCAGTCAGTCCGGCACTGCCTGATGCACCACGGCCCTTCTGCCTTGCCCGGAGCGGGGTGCCCGTGCCAGCCCTGACGGTCACAAccgcacaggcacagcttgaggCTGCCAGCCCTCATGAAACCCAGCCGGGACGATGCTTTTCggcctctgcccaggagcccaGGGCTCATGTGTAATCTGACCCCTCGCCCGGTGCAAATGGGACACCCGAGCCGGGCAGTCCCCAAGCCCAGATGAGCTGGGCAGTCCCCAAACCCAGACGGGGCTCCCGGAAAGCCCCGGGGCTCCCTGAAGGTGAGGATAACAAATACAACAGAGGCTTTGGTGACACCCGACTGTTTGGCTGAGAACTGCCAAGCTCAGTGCACGAGGGAATGATGAATTACTCTGTCTGGTTTTGAAAGACATAGTGAGGGCCACAACATAGCTTTTCATGAAGCTAAGTCAACTTACGAAGCCTAAAATGAGAAGGAACACTGAGTTTTGCCTTCATTCTCAGAGTTTTCCTGATTCAtatgttttgggtggttttttcccccctccaaaaaTGAAGCGCTGGAACCAACCGGAGACAGCGCAGGTTGGAGCTACCGGTGGGACACAACACGAGCAAAAACTTCAACCACGCAGGGAGAGAAACCTCCAGTTCCTGCCCCAAAAACGCTCCTGCCGTGTTTGCAGCATCCCAAGAGCATTTTCTATAAGCTATAATCGTTGCCAATCCCCTCTCTTAAAGGTCACGACAGATTTGCACTTTTTAGGTAGTCAAGGGACACGGGAAGCGGCCTCAATGCTGTGACGGATCGGGAGAATTTAGGGCTGATCTGGGAAATGCAGGAAGCGTTTTGGTCCCCAGATCACCCATAATCTCCCCCAAACCATGAGGAACCGACTTCCCTCCCAGCCCCAAACTTTTACCGTACAAAGGGAAATATTCTTCAGGTTAAAAAGGTGGCAGGGTGCGGGGCTTCAGCACCGAGCGGGGATCAAGGAGGCGAAACCTTCATCTTACCCGAGGTGCTGGGTCTTGACGTGCCGCTTGATGCCGACGATGGAGCGCAGGACCTTGCCGCAGCTCGGCCACAGGCACTTGTACATCACCTTCACCGAATTCTGGCAAAGAGACGGCACGTGTCAccccctgcccagcaccagcGTCCCCCCCGTGGGACAACGGCTCAGCCAGAGCCACCCCACCGGTGCCAGGACCCCAACCACGGCAGCATTACCTTTCTCTTGCGCGGAGCGGGTTCGTCGAGAAGAAAGGGGTCGGAGTCGGTCTCGAAGCCGTCGTCTGCCTGGGGGGAGCTCAGGGCCTCGCTGGAGTATTTGGGGCTGccggcggggtgggggggcgAGGGGGTGGAGATGCCGCTGCCCCCGCTCCAGTGCCcgctggtggtgctgctgccgCTGTCCGAGACGTCGCCGCTCTCCTTCCAGGGATCGCACGGCGCCCGTGCGGCTGCGGGGAGGGGACACGCGCTGCCACCCTCGGCTGGGGGCCACCTGAACCCCACCAAGGGCACAGACCAGCCCTGAGGCTGGGTAACTCTCAACAACAGTTCCCCTCTATTCATTTTATTTGTACAAACTTGGCGAGGTGAAGCCTTTGCACCTTGCTTGGTGCGAACTCCCAATTATTGGGAGTTTATCCCTTTTTTTTGGCCCCTCCCCATTCTGCTTGGCACCGGTGCAACCCCGCAGGCACAGCCAGCACACGGCGAGCAGCCAGCGCCGGGGCACGCACATTTCCCACGGCTCCGGACAGTTATTTTTATCCCTCCGGCTGCATTTGACTCCCGGGGAATGAAACCGTCTCTAAAAAAAGGAGTGACCGGACGGTGCTCCCTGGTCTGGGACTCCTGCGCGGGGCTCCCCGGGCCCCTGGGACGGCTGCGGTGAGCAGGGTTACCCCACCGCGCTGCCAGGGCTGTCCCGCTTCACTTGGTACCCATGGGTGCCACCGCGACACTGGTGCCggtccccagccacctccagcccaacATGGTCCTGGCAGATATTCGGCACCTCTGCAGTGAGCAAGAGCCCCGGCACTGAGATCCAAAGGGCACAGTGCACTTCTCCACATCTCCTTTAGTTTCAGATGTTGCTTTTTTTGAGTAAATGAATGTTTTTAAACGCGTACTCACGGGGGATACTGCTCTCGCCGGTGGGAGGGCTctgcaccacggggctgcaggaGAGGCTCGTCAGCACCATGGCTGCCACCATCTCATCCATGTCCACAGCGGCGTCAGCTTTCCTGCATGGCAAGgggagagatcacagaatcacacagaatcccagaatgtcaggggttggaagggacctggaaagctcatccagtgcaatccccccatggagcaggaacacccagctgaggttccacaggaaggtgtccaggcgggtttgaatgtctgcagagaaggagactccacagcctccctgggcagcctgggccaggctctgacaccctcaccccaaacaagtttcttctcatattcaagtggaacctcctgtgttccagtttgcacccattgccccttgtcctgtcacccaGAAgtacctggctccatcctcctgacactgcccctttccacattgatccccaggaatgagtcccccctcagtctcctcttctccagctccagagccccagctccctcagcctttcctcacacgggagatgctccactccctccagcatcttggtggctgcgctggactctctgcagcagttccctgtccttctggagctgaggggccacaactggacacaagattccagctgtggtgtccccagggcagagcagaggggcaggagaacctctctcaactt is from Patagioenas fasciata isolate bPatFas1 chromosome 3, bPatFas1.hap1, whole genome shotgun sequence and encodes:
- the ZNF395 gene encoding zinc finger protein 395 isoform X1 is translated as MRRKGPSMWGGCLHQPGPGSFNPAGGEERSGATRTLVSEMASVLSRRLGKRSLLGTRVSAPAALAEGVLVATQIPGLPTADLGRASAPRDDGSCVLPAEESGPAPRFPSPGCQQLHAGQQVLVTYNGQERPGLAEQHNPLSDKAKVPLPDQGLQPCWRVQDVQPPALPTAGSPGPSEALQRSVSSNIDVPKRKADAAVDMDEMVAAMVLTSLSCSPVVQSPPTGESSIPPARAPCDPWKESGDVSDSGSSTTSGHWSGGSGISTPSPPHPAGSPKYSSEALSSPQADDGFETDSDPFLLDEPAPRKRKNSVKVMYKCLWPSCGKVLRSIVGIKRHVKTQHLGDGADSDQRKREEDFYYTEVQVKEEPAPEATAATSPTSASAPIIIQPALAKPEALLVEQPALEPALAGSALSQSAPGSFWHIQADHAYQALPSIQIPVSPHIFTSISWATATSTLPSLSPVRSRSLSFSEPQPPTPMLKSHLIVASPPRVSIGTRKVRGEAKKCRKVYGIEHRDQWCTACRWKKACQRFLD
- the ZNF395 gene encoding zinc finger protein 395 isoform X2, whose translation is MASVLSRRLGKRSLLGTRVSAPAALAEGVLVATQIPGLPTADLGRASAPRDDGSCVLPAEESGPAPRFPSPGCQQLHAGQQVLVTYNGQERPGLAEQHNPLSDKAKVPLPDQGLQPCWRVQDVQPPALPTAGSPGPSEALQRSVSSNIDVPKRKADAAVDMDEMVAAMVLTSLSCSPVVQSPPTGESSIPPARAPCDPWKESGDVSDSGSSTTSGHWSGGSGISTPSPPHPAGSPKYSSEALSSPQADDGFETDSDPFLLDEPAPRKRKNSVKVMYKCLWPSCGKVLRSIVGIKRHVKTQHLGDGADSDQRKREEDFYYTEVQVKEEPAPEATAATSPTSASAPIIIQPALAKPEALLVEQPALEPALAGSALSQSAPGSFWHIQADHAYQALPSIQIPVSPHIFTSISWATATSTLPSLSPVRSRSLSFSEPQPPTPMLKSHLIVASPPRVSIGTRKVRGEAKKCRKVYGIEHRDQWCTACRWKKACQRFLD